GGACCCTTTCAATTCACAAGCTCTCTAATGATGACTTCCAGCATCTGGTTGATAAAGTCACCAGTTGAATTCTAGGATGGAAAGGTCGCCTGCTCAATTAGAGGGTAGGCTTATCCTCGTGCAACCAACCTCTTTTCAATCCTCGTGTTACCTCGGTATTGCCATTGGCCCTTCTCCTCGGGTGGTCGACTCCATTTTCTTTTACAAGTGTTCCTTTGGACTACGACATTGTTTCTAGGGCAAACGTGAGGTCGCTTGAACAAGGGCATGCTGGCTAAAAGAGCTTAGGGTTGGGCCCGGGGTATTTCCAATCTCAGGGTGCCCAACTAGGCTTTTACATATGGGATGGCTGTGACTGGCCTGCACCGATAAGTTGTGTACATGGGTGGTGCTACTTGTCAAGATAGATGTCAACAAAGGCCATGTTTGAGCCTTGATCTCCATGATGTTAGGGATGGAGAGTGTGCTTGGTCAGATTGTTAGTTTGATGGAGCATCATTGCTGGGAACAACCCTAGCCTTGCACAACTTGATTCTACTGAAATTTAGGGACAACCAAAATATCTACAAACCTTGACTGATTAGCATTGGATCAAAGAAAATAGTCATGCTCTGTCACTTTAAGGATTGTTAAAATACATGCAGATTCAGGGGAGACTCAAACACATCCAACTATCGCGAAGAAGGGGATACTTTCCGTTGGAAGTGGCCTTCTATGAAGAATTTCCCTCTTCTTTGGCCTATGGAGCTTGGAGGTTTAAGGGATCAAATTTCTTCAGAAGACATGGGCACCCAAAAAGCGTTATTTCTTCATTTGGCTGGCTCTCTTAGGTCGCCTTTGGATGTTAAAGAGATTGTAGATGCATGACATGTAAGATGATAATACCTTCACCCTATATGAACAAGATCCATATACTATCAACCACTTGCTTGAGGGTACGGTTGTGTCTACGGTCAGGAGACTTGGTTCTGCTCCCTAGATCACTTCAGCTTATCACTTATCTCGTGCTAATGACTACTGATGGCACCGTTGCGGTTGGTAGCTTGTTGGTCCCAAATGCTTTAGAAAATTTCTTAGAAAAATGTTGGACACATTATTTGTCTTGGCCACTTAGAACTTCTAGGAGTAGAACAACTGGGTGCTTCACCTTGGAGCCGGTTGCCCTCTCTTAGCCCATCATGGAGAAGGTGTCTACTTGGGTTTCAACTGTTTTCAAGATGCTTGAGTTTCCCGTGTGGTGTCAAGAGCTTCTTCATCTTCAAGATGCTTGAGTTTCCCGTGTGGTGTCAAGAGCTTCTTCATCGATAAATGGACTTGGTTGTTCTCtttggttctttttttttttccgtttccttttctTGTTTTTACATTAAGTAACTcgatgttttattttttcttaaaGGAACTCTTTTGTACCGTGGTCGTGTGAACTTTTATAATAGATATTCTCACTTATTTCATGCTCCACATGATAAAAACATCACATGCAAATGCATACGAGTATTTTACATCTTTTAAACAATTTATTTTGCTTTTATAATCTAATCTATATTTATACTTATAAGGTGATATGTGAGCTCAATTTCGCGCCTTTGATTCAGTGACTTCATTGTAATAAAATATTATCAtaggccttgtttaaatctaAGGTGTAAAGTTTTTGGAGTGTGACATCAGGTGTTGTattgggtgttcggatactaataaaaaaacaaattacagaatccgttagtaatccacgagacaaatttattaagcctaattaatccgttactagcacatgtgttactgtagcaccacattgtcaaatcatggactaattaggcttaaaagattcattttgtaaattagtcataaactatgtaattaattattttttagtctatatttaatacttcatatatatatatatgtctaaatATTTGATTAGATAGAGAATAAACTTTAGACGAAGAAACTAAGTCTATACTCGTGTTTACATTTTGCGACAAAATCTGATCCATAGCCCATAGGTGTAATTTTCTACGGGAGCAAGTGGTCTTCACAGAGGTGGTTTGACCCTTTTGCCCCTAAGCAGATGCACCCGTCTCGAAAATTCTCTGGAACGGAATATGGGCATCTGCCGCTGCCGGCCACGCCGACCGCCGAACTGCACTGCAGACTGCAGAGTGCAGAGCACCTCTCCTGTCTCCTCATCCCACGCTGACACGATCCAATCACGAGTCACGACGCTAATCAGTCAGCCTCGTCCTAATTAATCGGCGGCCCCGAGATCGGATCGTACCCGCCGTAGATCATCACTGCCCAGTCGTGTCGTAGATCTCGTGATCTCTCTTCCTCGGTGGGGTTGCTGCTGCGGCTTGAGAGATGACGGAGATGGTGGTGGCGGCTCGGGCGCCGGCCCCGGCGGCGGGGAGGTGGGGCGCGGCGCCGCCGCAGGAGCTGCTGGAGAGGCTCAAGGACTACGGCCAGGAGGGCGCCTTCGCCTTCTGGGATGAGCTCGCGCCCGAGGAGCGCGACCACCTCATCCGGGACATTGAGGTGAGCAGCCACATAAAGATTTGGCCTGCCTAAAGATTTCTTCTTTCTGTTGAAACAAGGACTCATCACAAAAACTTGGTTTTTAAACAAGGACTCGTTGTAAAAATCTGTTCTTTCTGTTGAAATCTGATCCAGAGGGCACAATTCATTTTGGCGTTGCAGTTGTGACAGGATTTAGGATGCAACTTATGTCACATATGAAATAGTGAATGAAATAAATGAAAAGGCAAGCTGTTTTGATGTAGCAGGAGTGTGATCCTTGGCTCCTAATGTTCATAATCGAGCTGATGTTGCCCTTGAGCAATGGACACTGATCTCAATTGTTATTTCATATGCGAAGCGAATGCGATGATGTCACTGAACTTGCCTGATTGACTGCGGCTGACTTCCCTTTATGATTCAAATTTCAGAGCCTAGATCTTCCTAGGATTGATCGGATCATTCGATGCTCACTTAGATCACAAGGTGAGCTTTCACTTAGCGTGCTTCAGTATGCAATATAAGTTCCAGTGAGTGCTCAAATATTTGATAGCGTTTTAATGCAAGTACAGGTGCTCCTGTACCGACCTTTGAGCCTGTGCCAGAGTCAAGTGTCTCGACGGTGGACGACAGAACTCCTGAGGACAAAGAAAGGTGGTGGAGGAGAGGCTTGAGAGCCATTTCAGAGGGGAAGTTGGCCGTTGTTTTGTTGGCTGGTGGCCAGGTATTCTAGGACTCACTTAGTTCAACTCCAAGAGACTCTATATCGTTCCTAattgctaggaatagagattctgGTGAaaaaatactcttcaacaacttcTTTAATTGGTTATCCAAGTATAGTCATCCTATATTtcggatttctcgctagccaaagatagagaatgagaatggctctctagagtgcgcacaagatatagaaaattTGTTAGAGAGTGGAAAGAcagaaaacgatttttatgcaaatggaTCTCCAAATGATGATATAGAGAGTGAGTTTTAGAAAGATGAGCATCTCCAAGAGGCTTTGTAAAATTTActatctaaatcatcatttggagagtcatttgagtataaatcgctttctatatctttgtatcctccaacagtttttctatatcttttgcgcactctagagagccattctTGCTTTCGATCTTTGGCTAGAAAGAATCCGGAATAGAGGATGTCTATATTTGGAGATCCAATTAAAGAGGCTGTTGGAGCgtatttttcaccaaaatctctattcctttaaattaggaaggatataaagagtctcttggagttgctcttagattGCTATGTGGTTGTCCATGTTACGTACTACAGTATGGTGGAAAACACTCATATACTTTGCAATTTGTTTTTTATATCAATTGTGGACAGGGGACTAGGCTTGGCAGTTCTGACCCTAAGGGATGTTTCAGTAAGTCTTTCTACCCAAGCCATTGAATCTTACTTTTGCTTTCTTCAACTAGTGCTATGATATTAGACCTAAAAGGGACATATTTTTTTTGGGTGAATGTCTACTTTACAGATTTCTTTTATTCTCGTTGTAGATTATACATAGAACAACAATACTATACCATCCCATGTTCTCTATTCCTTGTGATCGATGTGAGGATAATAATTTTGCATGTGTCATCTGCATTTGTTTGTTCACTTAGCTACCAGAATATGGTATCACTTTTTGAGGAACACCTAAAACTCCATAAGTCTTTTATTAATCAATATTCATAGTGTTCATTTCCTTTCCCTTTGCCGCTTAGGTATCGGGCTTCCATCTAGGAAGTCACTTTTCCAACTACAAGCTGAACGGATTTTGTGTATTCAGAAGTTGGCTGCTCAATGCACTGACGGTAAATTAGTTTTAATCGCTTTTTTACTAGTTTATTTATGTCTGATTTCGTTAAACATTCTTTTGCTAAAACTGTTCTTAACTACTTGCAGCCCCAGGTAGCACAGTGCCAATTCACTGGTATATAATGACTAGTCCCTTTACCGATGAAGCGACCCGAAAGTTCTTTGAAACCCACAGATATTTTGGTTTAGAGCCTAATCAAGTAAGAATAATTACATGATTCTTTGTTTTGATCAGAGATTCTTTGACTTCGATACATGAATTTCCTAAATACTACTATAAGAATTACAGCTGATTTTATTCGTGTCTTCGCAGGTGACATTTTTCCAGCAGGGTACTGTTCCATGTGTATCTCATGATGGAAGATTTATTATGGAGACACCATATAAGGTACCTCTTGTTTCTGTTTATTTAAGAGAAATTAATTTAGAGTGTAATGTTATGGCATCAATCCATTACACTAAATGGGTTGAACTAGCAACGATTCCAGATTGTGGATCTCTGTAGTAATGTCATCTTTCTTTTGCAACATTATGCTGAAAACCAGGTAGCAAAGGCTCCCGATGGCAATGGCGGAGTATATGCTGGTAATCCCCTAAATCATGATGCGGTAAATCGTAAATGTATGCTATTAATGTTAGTCATgactttctgttttttttttctttggctgCACCCAGCTCTAAAATCTAAAAGGTTGCTCGATGATATGGCTGCAAAAGGTGTTAAGTATGTAGATTGCTATGGAGTTGATAATGTATTGGTAAGTATGTTTTTTATACAGTTTATTTCATGGAGCCTTCCTTTTTTATtgtcattaaataattaatttatttgATACAGGTCCGTGTTGCAGATCCAACATTCCTAGGATACTTCATTGACAGAggtgcatctgctgctgctaagGTTGTCAGGAAGGTAGGGCCATTGATTTCCCACGCCTAATAGATTGGCAGTTTGCTTGAAATATGTATCTCAATGAGTGTTTACATTACGTGCTGTGCTGTTCAGGCATATCCACAAGAGAAAGTTGGAGTATTTGTTCAGCGTGGAAAGGGTGGACCCCTCTCTGTAGTTGAATACAGTGAAATGGATGCAGCTATGACAACTGAAATCAATCAAACTACTGGCCGCCTTCGTTATTGCTGGAGCAATGTATAATTCCTacacccctcccctcccccacTATATATGCACCAACAATTGTGTATTTCTTTTATTTCATAGGTCTGCTTGCATATGTTCACTTTGGATTTTCTGAACCAAGTGACAAACAGTCTTGAAAAGGATAGCATGTGAGTATTCCTTTTTCCCCCCTTATTCTTGCACTTTTATCCATTCATGTTGCATTAATCCTTTATTTAATATATAATGTAATTGCTGCATTTTTTTTGGAGAACCTGTAATTTCTGTCGACCTTAAACCAGCAATTAATAATAGAATGTTGGCTTACAATTTTATCCATTGTTTGTGTGCAGTTACCATCTAGCCGAGAAGAGAATTCCTTCAGTCCATGGGTACACATCAGGCTTAAAGCTTGAACAATTTATATTTGATGTGTTCAACTATTCTCCTTCAACAGCTCTTTTTGAGGTTTGATTTCTTATGAACTATTGCTCAAAATAAAGCCGTGTTGTTCTTAATCTCATTTCTGAAAGCACATAGTAGTTATCACTTGGAAATATTTTATCAGAGCTTGTTCACACCTAAATTTACAGGTTTTGCGTGAGGAGGAATTTGCTCCAGTGAAGAATGCTAATGGTGCAACTTATGACACTCCTGACAGTGCCAGATTAATGCTGCTTCGGCTTCATAGCCGATGGGTGGTTACTGCAGGTGGCTTCTTGACTCATTCTGTGCCCTTGTACATGACAGGTAATTGCAGCCCTAGTATATGTGTTTTGGAATCTGTCAACAAAGTAAGAATTTTATATAGGAACTCATTGATTGTTGTTAAAACATTGCCTGTACTTCCAGGAGTTGAAGTTTCTCCGCTTTGCTCTTATACTGGAGAGAATCTGGAAGCCATATGCAGAGGAAGAACATTCCATGCACCAAGTGAGATTTCATTCTAGGCATAGTAGTTGTTGGAAGCAATCTGAATACAGGAAGATGAGATCTCCCCAATTTTGATTACAACATAACTACTCTTGCAAAAAGGATGTTGATATTAGTCAACTATTGTATGTTATGCAAGGATCAAATATTGTAATGCAACGCCTGAAGTTGCCTCCTTTCTCCCCTAGCATTAATGCGTTTTGCATTCTCATGTGCTGTTCAAATGTAGATTATGATATGCTTTTGTGTAATATTTGTTGAAAACACCATATGTACCAAATATTTATtatctttgcacaattgcaatTCTTGATTCTATGAACTATGATATGAGAAAAATCAAACAATGAGGTGTTCTATTTTCCCTGTTTCAAGTCTGTGACCCAGCTCTTTGCCTAGAATTGCTTCAAGCAGATATTAGTGAGTCACAGTATGGTTTCAGCCATTGATCTCCATCAATGAAAGACGTGTTTAGGTAAGGTAACACTTGCACATCACTAAGGTTCTGAGCATAAGGCACTCTATCTGCCAGGTTTGCACCATCACCTGTACACTTGTACTCTCCATAAAATACAGTCCTGAAAATTCAAATTGCACAAAAGCTGATGTCAATGTACTTTCTGTTTTGCAGATAAGAATAAAAACTAACATTGGAGGACGCATACTGATCTCTTGTGTGATCATTCCAGTCATTCCATCCTTCAGAAGCTATGATGTCTGACATTGACGTGTAGGCAAAGACGACCCGAGAATATGGTCTCCATGCTCGTCCAAGCCATATCCAACCAGTGCCACCTATGCTACAATTGACAAATGAGTAGCCAGTGTTGTCATTTTCTGATACCCGGGCATGTGCAGTGACTGAACCAGTAATTGATCTTTGCCCTGAAGGCACTGGATCTGCAATGGATATCAATCTGCAATTCTGGAGAGCAAAAAGGTAAGAGAGCAGTTGGTAACTTCAATACATTATTTTGCAATCCATTTAAGTATTTCTTCACTCACTTCATAGAGTGACCTAGCATCTCCAAAGATAAAGTCAATAGAGCCCTGGATGAAACATTCCTTGAAGTAATGCCGGCCTCTGTCATCATGGAGTGTGTCTTGCGCTCCAAAGAAGCCACAACCCCAGAACGCTGCTTGGTCACCATTGATCCTGATCGCCACTGCCTGTGCATCGACAGCGCCAGGCCTTGGGATTGGTGCTACATTCTGGTGTCAAATGATCAAGAGATTTATCAATATAACCCATGGTGAAGCCTCCAACCTAGCTGAATACATTGTGCAGCATCTAGGCAGTTACAATGAAGCTTATGTTCTTCGCAATGAATCCTGATGCGAAAACAGAGACTGAGGCACTATAGAACATGCCGTTCGCCGATTTGGCAGTATCGTTCCACGCGATCGCTGTCAGGTCGAACCCCTGCCCTTGGAATGTGATGTTGGGCTTGGATGCTGGGACTGTCACCTTCTCACTGTAACAATACTGCAGCTTCAGTAGCAGTACACTCAGTAACAGCGCAATGCTGAATTCTGGGAAGGAAATCTCTATCTAAAAGCCTGAGCAAGGAGAACTGCTTACAAGTAGATGCCCTTGTTGATCCACACAACATTCCTCTTGCTGCTGTGGTACCACACACAAGTCGATGTCAACCTTCCACCACCGACTCCGGATGATTTCTACAATGGCAGTTGGTTCCCTCCCCAATGAATTCAGTGTAGGgagaaaaaaaaaatgcaataGCATTTTGTACCTGTGAAAAGGCAAATCGGAGGGAAAGGCTAGTGGCCAAAACCCAAAGCAATAGTCGTGCACACTTGTTAGCGTTCTGATCTGAATGTGTAATCCGAGAGGGGACATTTTGTAAAAAGACAGTAGCTTCTTAGCCTTATTAGACTGTTAATACACTCGACTGAATGATGTCCGGTTCCATCAACGAGGCTTCACAGAGACTGTCGAGTAGCTGATCTGGATCATGTTTTCCATATGTTGCTTCTGTGCAGTTGCCTAATAAACCCATTGGTTGTAAACTAGCTACTTCTAACTTAAAAGGCTCCCTTAGGGCCTATGTGGCTCTAATTATTGTGCAAATGAACTGTTCTTCTGGACATTTTGAGCACGCAAATGTAGTAGCCTCACTGTCACAGTTGAGTTATGTTTCAGCGGAATTGCGAAGCGCTAATCCGCTGTTTGTGTGGTGTTTGCTGAATCTTGAGGCTCGTGGTTGGCTACTTAAATCagtgttttttattttatttttggctTGGCTTGCAGTTATGATGCACCTTGTTCTTATATGTCGTTGCTGGCTGGAGTGTGTCGAAAGATTAGACAAAAAATGGTAGATGCTTCATAGCCAGAGATAGTACATAGTAGTACAACGCGAAGCCTGAGAACTTGCACGTATTATACACGAAGCTGTGTTCCAGCTTTGTGTACTAGTGGGTAGCAATAGCACCCTCCCGATCCATAATAAACACCTGATATTTTACTGAATAGCCCTCCGTTACTAAGAGAATGGTGTTTACTACATTTAGTGAAGCTTTGTAAACGTCGACCAACGTATATACAAATTATTAAGACTGTCACATGAAAATAACATTTGGTAAATTTGTCATGACAATGACTTTCAAATGAGTATTTTAAATAACTGTGAACAATGAATACGTAAAAGGTAATGGTCAAGGGCACGTTGTATTATAGACTTATAAAACACAATAAACAGAAAAAAAGAGATAATGTGTTTATCATCTTTTTAATCCTGGAGGTGTAAAGCCATTCCAACTGCTATTATATTGCAAACATTAGTACCCTTTGTTTCATATAGTTTCGAAAGGTTACAATGATATGTTAGGAAAACATGACTGAATATGcattcatcacttgaatcattgAGGCCTTACTCAACTTGAATTATGAaagccacccccacccccacccccacccccaccccacacacacaccaccaccaccaccaccaccaaaaaaaaaaaaaaaaaactttcttcCTAAAAGGGACGAGCCAAAGGAGCTTGGAGATTATAGACCTATCAACCTCGTTTATAGAACATAGCTTTGGAAAATTCTTCTCCAAAATTCTCGTTAATAGATTGACACCTTCGCTCCCAATCTTGGTTGGTCCCTACCAAAGTAAACTTTAGATATTGCAAGATGCCATTAAGCGCTCTATGCCAAATGGTCGACTCGACTGCTCCTAAAGATAGATCGGCCAAGGCGTTCAACTtcgtttcttgttttttttttaaaaaaaaatctgttGGACATCCTTCAATACATGGTTCCTAGGGGCTTGAAAAGACTAgattttttttatcatttttgTCCACAACCAGCATCAAATGTCCTCATCAATGGTGCCCTCGGTCGTCGCATCTGCCATGGTCGCAGCCTTCGGTAGGAGGACTTGCTGTCCCCTATGCCCTTACTCTTAGTGATGTAATGCCTTAGCTTAGCTCTCCATAGCGGATATGTTGTACCACCAGATTGTCATAGCTTCATAGGGTCCACCATTGGGTGTCTCTCTACATCGATGACATTGGTCTTCTTGAAGATGCTTAGGTTGTTAGTCATGACGTCCCTCGTTAAGGAAAATTTTCTCCTTTTTGAGGGAACCTGGAGGTCGGCAACCAATATCACGCTGCTCTTTTCAATCCACTGTTCGTACTGGAACATTCAATTGGCTAAGGAGATTTTTCCTCATGTGGTTGCATATTTCTGTTGCAAATACCTAGGAGGGGACCCTTTCAATTCACAAGCTCTCTAATGATGACTTCCAGCATCTGGTTGATAAAGTCACCAGTTGAATTCTAGGATGGAAAGGTCGCCTGCTCAATTAGAGGGTAGGCTTATCCTCGTGCAACCAACCTCTTTTCAATCCTCGTGTTACCTCGGTATTGCCATTGGCCCTTCTCCTCGGGTGGTCGACTCCATTTTCTTTTACAAGTGTTCCTTTGGACTACGACATTGTTTCTAGGGCAAACGTGAGGTCGCTTGAACAAGGGCATGCTGGCTAAAAGAGCTTAGGGTTGGGCCCGGGGTATTTCCAATCTCAGGGTGCCCAACTAGGCTTTTACATATGGGATGGCTGTGACTGGCCTGCACCGATAAGTTGTGTACATGGGTGGTGCTACTTGTCAAGATAGATGTCAACAAAGGCCATGTTTGAGCCTTGATCTCCATGATGTTAGGGATGGAGAGTGTGCTTGGTCAGATTGTTAGTTTGATGGAGCATCATTGCTGGGAACAACCCTAGCCTTGCACAACTTGATTCTACTGAAATTTAGGGACAACCAAAATATCTACAAACCTTGACTGATTAGCATTGGATCAAAGAAAATAGTCATGCTCTGTCACTTTAAGGATTGTTAAAATACATGCAGATTCAGGGGAGACTCAAACACATCCAACTATCGCGAAGAAGGGGATACTTTCCGTTGGAAGTGGCCTTCTATGAAGAATTTCCCTCTTCTTTGGCCTATGGAGCTTGGAGGTTTAAGGGATCAAATTTCTTCAGAAGACATGGGCACCCAAAAAGCGTTATTTCTTCATTTGGCTGGCTCTCTTAGGTCGCCTTTGGATGTTAAAGAGATTGTAGATGCATGACATGTAAGATGATAATACCTTCACCCTATATGAACAAGATCCATATACTATCAACCACTTGCTTGAGGGTACGGTTGTGTCTACGGTCAGGAGACTTGGTTCTGCTCCCTAGATCACTTCAGCTTATCACTTATCTCGTGCTAATGACTACTGATGGCACCGTTGCGGTTGGTAGCTTGTTGGTCCCAAATGCTTTAGAAAATTTCTTAGAAAAATGTTGGACACATTATTTGTCTTGGCCACTTAGAACTTCTAGGAGTAGAACAACTGGGTGCTTCACCTTGGAGCCGGTTGCCCTCTCTTAGCCCATCATGGAGAAGGTGTCTACTTGGGTTTCAACTGTTTTCAAGATGCTTGAGTTTCCCGTGTGGTGTCAAGAGCTTCTTCATCTTCAAGATGCTTGAGTTTCCCGTGTGGTGTCAAGAGCTTCTTCATCGATAAATGGACTTGGTTGTTCTCtttggttctttttttttttccgtttccttttctTGTTTTTACATTAAGTAACTcgatgttttattttttcttaaaGGAACTCTTTTGTACCGTGGTCGTGTGAACTTTTATAATAGATATTCTCACTTATTTCATGCTCCACATGATAAAAACATCACATGCAAATGCATACGAGTATTTTACATCTTTTAAACAATTTATTTTGCTTTTATAATCTAATCTATATTTATACTTATAAGGTGATATGTGAGCTCAATTTCGCGCCTTTGATTCAGTGACTTCATTGTAATAAAATATTATCAtaggccttgtttaaatctaAGGTGTAAAGTTTTTGGAGTGTGACATCAGGTGTTGTattgggtgttcggatactaataaaaaaacaaattacagaatccgttagtaatccacgagacaaatttattaagcctaattaatccgttactagcacatgtgttactgtagcaccacattgtcaaatcatggactaattaggcttaaaagattcattttgtaaattagtcataaactatgtaattaattattttttagtctatatttaatacttcatatatatatatatgtctaaatATTTGATTAGATAGAGAATAAACTTTAGACGAAGAAACTAAGTCTATACTCGTGTTTACATTTTGCGACAAAATCTGATCCATAGCCCATAGGTGTAATTTTCTACGGGAGCAAGTGGTCTTCACAGAGGTGGTTTGACCCTTTTGCCCCTAAGCAGATGCACCCGTCTCGAAAATTCTCTGGAACGGAATATGGGCATCTGCCGCTGCCGGCCACGCCGACCGCCGAACTGCACTGCAGACTGCAGAGTGCAGAGCACCTCTCCTGTCTCCTCATCCCACGCTGACACGATCCAATCACGAGTCACGACGCTAATCAGTCAGCCTCGTCCTAATTAATCGGCGGCCCCGAGATCGGATCGTACCCGCCGTAGATCATCACTGCCCAGT
This DNA window, taken from Miscanthus floridulus cultivar M001 chromosome 13, ASM1932011v1, whole genome shotgun sequence, encodes the following:
- the LOC136500451 gene encoding UDP-N-acetylglucosamine diphosphorylase 1-like, whose product is MTEMVVAARAPAPAAGRWGAAPPQELLERLKDYGQEGAFAFWDELAPEERDHLIRDIESLDLPRIDRIIRCSLRSQGAPVPTFEPVPESSVSTVDDRTPEDKERWWRRGLRAISEGKLAVVLLAGGQGTRLGSSDPKGCFSIGLPSRKSLFQLQAERILCIQKLAAQCTDAPGSTVPIHWYIMTSPFTDEATRKFFETHRYFGLEPNQVTFFQQGTVPCVSHDGRFIMETPYKVAKAPDGNGGVYAALKSKRLLDDMAAKGVKYVDCYGVDNVLVRVADPTFLGYFIDRGASAAAKVVRKAYPQEKVGVFVQRGKGGPLSVVEYSEMDAAMTTEINQTTGRLRYCWSNVCLHMFTLDFLNQVTNSLEKDSIYHLAEKRIPSVHGYTSGLKLEQFIFDVFNYSPSTALFEVLREEEFAPVKNANGATYDTPDSARLMLLRLHSRWVVTAGGFLTHSVPLYMTGVEVSPLCSYTGENLEAICRGRTFHAPSEISF
- the LOC136499655 gene encoding probable pectinesterase 8; protein product: MGLLGNCTEATYGKHDPDQLLDSLCEASLMEPDIIQSSKSSGVGGGRLTSTCVWYHSSKRNVVWINKGIYFEKVTVPASKPNITFQGQGFDLTAIAWNDTAKSANGMFYSASVSVFASGFIAKNISFINVAPIPRPGAVDAQAVAIRINGDQAAFWGCGFFGAQDTLHDDRGRHYFKECFIQGSIDFIFGDARSLYENCRLISIADPVPSGQRSITGSVTAHARVSENDNTGYSFVNCSIGGTGWIWLGRAWRPYSRVVFAYTSMSDIIASEGWNDWNDHTRDQTVFYGEYKCTGDGANLADRVPYAQNLSDVQVLPYLNTSFIDGDQWLKPYCDSLISA